A window from Nycticebus coucang isolate mNycCou1 chromosome X, mNycCou1.pri, whole genome shotgun sequence encodes these proteins:
- the WDR45 gene encoding WD repeat domain phosphoinositide-interacting protein 4 isoform X5: protein MTHQPLRGVTSLRFNQDQSCFCCAMETGVRIYNVEPLMEKGHLDHEQVGSMGLVEMLHRSNLLALVGGGSSPKFSEISVLIWDDAREGKDSKDKLVLEFTFTKPVLAVRMRHDKIVIVLKNRIYVYSFPDSPRKLFEFDTRDNPKGLCDLCPSLEKQLLVFPGHKCGSLQLVDLASTKPGTSSAPFTINAHQSDVACVSLNQPGTVVASASQKGTLIRLFDTQSKEKLVELRRGTDPATLYCDKGTVHIFALKDTRLNRRSALARVGKVGPMIGQYVDSQWSLASFTVPAESACICAFGRNTSKNVNSVIAICVDGTFHKYVFTPDGNCNREAFDVYLDICDDDDF from the exons GCTGCTTCTGCTGTGCCATGGAAACTGGTGTGCGCATCTACAATGTGGAACCATTGATGGAGAAGGGGCACCTGG ACCATGAGCAGGTGGGCAGCATGGGCCTGGTGGAGATGCTGCACCGCTCCAACCTTCTGGCCCTGGTGGGCGGTGGTAGCAGCCCCAAGTTCTCAGAGATCTCAG TGCTGATCTGGGACGATGCCCGAGAGGGCAAGGACTCCAAGGACAAGCTGGTGCTGGAGTTCACCTTCACCAAACCAGTGCTGGCTGTGCGCATGCGCCATGACAA GATCGTGATTGTGCTGAAGAACCGCATCTATGTGTACTCCTTCCCTGACAGTCCCCGGAAGCTGTTTGAGTTTGATACACGGGACAACCCCAAGG GGCTCTGTGACCTCTGCCCCAGCCTGGAGAAGCAATTGCTAGTGTTCCCAGGACACAAATGCGGGAGCCTACAACTTGTG GACTTGGCAAGCACAAAGCCTGGCACCTCGTCTGCTCCGTTCACTATCAATGCCCATCAGAGTGATGTGGCCTGTGTGTCCCTGAATCAGCCAGGCACTGtagtagcctcagcctcccagaagggtACCCTCATTCGCCTCTTTGACACGCAATCCAAGGAGAAACTGGTGGAACTGCGCCGAGGCACTGACCCTGCCACCCTCTACTG TGATAAGGGCACCGTCCATATCTTTGCTCTCAAGGATACCCGCCTCAACCGCCGCTCAGC GCTGGCTCGTGTGGGCAAGGTGGGGCCTATGATTGGGCAGTACGTGGACTCTCAGTGGAGCCTGGCGAGCTTCACTGTGCCTGCCGAGTCGGCCTGCATCTGCGCCTTCGGTCGCAATACTTCCAAGAACGTCAACTCTGTCATTG CCATCTGTGTAGATGGGACCTTCCACAAGTATGTCTTCACTCCTGATGGAAACTGCAACAGAGAGGCTTTTGATGTGTACCTTGACATCTGTGATGATGATGACTTTTAA
- the WDR45 gene encoding WD repeat domain phosphoinositide-interacting protein 4 isoform X3 — protein sequence MTHQPLRGVTSLRFNQDQSCFCCAMETGVRIYNVEPLMEKGHLDHEQVGSMGLVEMLHRSNLLALVGGGSSPKFSEISAVLIWDDAREGKDSKDKLVLEFTFTKPVLAVRMRHDKIVIVLKNRIYVYSFPDSPRKLFEFDTRDNPKGLCDLCPSLEKQLLVFPGHKCGSLQLVDLASTKPGTSSAPFTINAHQSDVACVSLNQPGTVVASASQKGTLIRLFDTQSKEKLVELRRGTDPATLYCINFSHDSSFLCASSDKGTVHIFALKDTRLNRRSALARVGKVGPMIGQYVDSQWSLASFTVPAESACICAFGRNTSKNVNSVIAICVDGTFHKYVFTPDGNCNREAFDVYLDICDDDDF from the exons GCTGCTTCTGCTGTGCCATGGAAACTGGTGTGCGCATCTACAATGTGGAACCATTGATGGAGAAGGGGCACCTGG ACCATGAGCAGGTGGGCAGCATGGGCCTGGTGGAGATGCTGCACCGCTCCAACCTTCTGGCCCTGGTGGGCGGTGGTAGCAGCCCCAAGTTCTCAGAGATCTCAG CAGTGCTGATCTGGGACGATGCCCGAGAGGGCAAGGACTCCAAGGACAAGCTGGTGCTGGAGTTCACCTTCACCAAACCAGTGCTGGCTGTGCGCATGCGCCATGACAA GATCGTGATTGTGCTGAAGAACCGCATCTATGTGTACTCCTTCCCTGACAGTCCCCGGAAGCTGTTTGAGTTTGATACACGGGACAACCCCAAGG GGCTCTGTGACCTCTGCCCCAGCCTGGAGAAGCAATTGCTAGTGTTCCCAGGACACAAATGCGGGAGCCTACAACTTGTG GACTTGGCAAGCACAAAGCCTGGCACCTCGTCTGCTCCGTTCACTATCAATGCCCATCAGAGTGATGTGGCCTGTGTGTCCCTGAATCAGCCAGGCACTGtagtagcctcagcctcccagaagggtACCCTCATTCGCCTCTTTGACACGCAATCCAAGGAGAAACTGGTGGAACTGCGCCGAGGCACTGACCCTGCCACCCTCTACTG CATTAACTTCAGCCACGACTCTTCCTTCCTCTGTGCTTCCAGTGATAAGGGCACCGTCCATATCTTTGCTCTCAAGGATACCCGCCTCAACCGCCGCTCAGC GCTGGCTCGTGTGGGCAAGGTGGGGCCTATGATTGGGCAGTACGTGGACTCTCAGTGGAGCCTGGCGAGCTTCACTGTGCCTGCCGAGTCGGCCTGCATCTGCGCCTTCGGTCGCAATACTTCCAAGAACGTCAACTCTGTCATTG CCATCTGTGTAGATGGGACCTTCCACAAGTATGTCTTCACTCCTGATGGAAACTGCAACAGAGAGGCTTTTGATGTGTACCTTGACATCTGTGATGATGATGACTTTTAA
- the WDR45 gene encoding WD repeat domain phosphoinositide-interacting protein 4 isoform X2, translated as MTHQPLRGVTSLRFNQDQSCFCCAMETGVRIYNVEPLMEKGHLDHEQVGSMGLVEMLHRSNLLALVGGGSSPKFSEISGLALTLNLGPNNPPTCPAVLIWDDAREGKDSKDKLVLEFTFTKPVLAVRMRHDKIVIVLKNRIYVYSFPDSPRKLFEFDTRDNPKGLCDLCPSLEKQLLVFPGHKCGSLQLVDLASTKPGTSSAPFTINAHQSDVACVSLNQPGTVVASASQKGTLIRLFDTQSKEKLVELRRGTDPATLYCDKGTVHIFALKDTRLNRRSALARVGKVGPMIGQYVDSQWSLASFTVPAESACICAFGRNTSKNVNSVIAICVDGTFHKYVFTPDGNCNREAFDVYLDICDDDDF; from the exons GCTGCTTCTGCTGTGCCATGGAAACTGGTGTGCGCATCTACAATGTGGAACCATTGATGGAGAAGGGGCACCTGG ACCATGAGCAGGTGGGCAGCATGGGCCTGGTGGAGATGCTGCACCGCTCCAACCTTCTGGCCCTGGTGGGCGGTGGTAGCAGCCCCAAGTTCTCAGAGATCTCAG GGCTGGCCCTTACCCTGAACCTTGGCCCCAACAACCCACCCACCTGCCCAGCAGTGCTGATCTGGGACGATGCCCGAGAGGGCAAGGACTCCAAGGACAAGCTGGTGCTGGAGTTCACCTTCACCAAACCAGTGCTGGCTGTGCGCATGCGCCATGACAA GATCGTGATTGTGCTGAAGAACCGCATCTATGTGTACTCCTTCCCTGACAGTCCCCGGAAGCTGTTTGAGTTTGATACACGGGACAACCCCAAGG GGCTCTGTGACCTCTGCCCCAGCCTGGAGAAGCAATTGCTAGTGTTCCCAGGACACAAATGCGGGAGCCTACAACTTGTG GACTTGGCAAGCACAAAGCCTGGCACCTCGTCTGCTCCGTTCACTATCAATGCCCATCAGAGTGATGTGGCCTGTGTGTCCCTGAATCAGCCAGGCACTGtagtagcctcagcctcccagaagggtACCCTCATTCGCCTCTTTGACACGCAATCCAAGGAGAAACTGGTGGAACTGCGCCGAGGCACTGACCCTGCCACCCTCTACTG TGATAAGGGCACCGTCCATATCTTTGCTCTCAAGGATACCCGCCTCAACCGCCGCTCAGC GCTGGCTCGTGTGGGCAAGGTGGGGCCTATGATTGGGCAGTACGTGGACTCTCAGTGGAGCCTGGCGAGCTTCACTGTGCCTGCCGAGTCGGCCTGCATCTGCGCCTTCGGTCGCAATACTTCCAAGAACGTCAACTCTGTCATTG CCATCTGTGTAGATGGGACCTTCCACAAGTATGTCTTCACTCCTGATGGAAACTGCAACAGAGAGGCTTTTGATGTGTACCTTGACATCTGTGATGATGATGACTTTTAA
- the WDR45 gene encoding WD repeat domain phosphoinositide-interacting protein 4 isoform X1, with the protein MTHQPLRGVTSLRFNQDQSCFCCAMETGVRIYNVEPLMEKGHLDHEQVGSMGLVEMLHRSNLLALVGGGSSPKFSEISGLALTLNLGPNNPPTCPAVLIWDDAREGKDSKDKLVLEFTFTKPVLAVRMRHDKIVIVLKNRIYVYSFPDSPRKLFEFDTRDNPKGLCDLCPSLEKQLLVFPGHKCGSLQLVDLASTKPGTSSAPFTINAHQSDVACVSLNQPGTVVASASQKGTLIRLFDTQSKEKLVELRRGTDPATLYCINFSHDSSFLCASSDKGTVHIFALKDTRLNRRSALARVGKVGPMIGQYVDSQWSLASFTVPAESACICAFGRNTSKNVNSVIAICVDGTFHKYVFTPDGNCNREAFDVYLDICDDDDF; encoded by the exons GCTGCTTCTGCTGTGCCATGGAAACTGGTGTGCGCATCTACAATGTGGAACCATTGATGGAGAAGGGGCACCTGG ACCATGAGCAGGTGGGCAGCATGGGCCTGGTGGAGATGCTGCACCGCTCCAACCTTCTGGCCCTGGTGGGCGGTGGTAGCAGCCCCAAGTTCTCAGAGATCTCAG GGCTGGCCCTTACCCTGAACCTTGGCCCCAACAACCCACCCACCTGCCCAGCAGTGCTGATCTGGGACGATGCCCGAGAGGGCAAGGACTCCAAGGACAAGCTGGTGCTGGAGTTCACCTTCACCAAACCAGTGCTGGCTGTGCGCATGCGCCATGACAA GATCGTGATTGTGCTGAAGAACCGCATCTATGTGTACTCCTTCCCTGACAGTCCCCGGAAGCTGTTTGAGTTTGATACACGGGACAACCCCAAGG GGCTCTGTGACCTCTGCCCCAGCCTGGAGAAGCAATTGCTAGTGTTCCCAGGACACAAATGCGGGAGCCTACAACTTGTG GACTTGGCAAGCACAAAGCCTGGCACCTCGTCTGCTCCGTTCACTATCAATGCCCATCAGAGTGATGTGGCCTGTGTGTCCCTGAATCAGCCAGGCACTGtagtagcctcagcctcccagaagggtACCCTCATTCGCCTCTTTGACACGCAATCCAAGGAGAAACTGGTGGAACTGCGCCGAGGCACTGACCCTGCCACCCTCTACTG CATTAACTTCAGCCACGACTCTTCCTTCCTCTGTGCTTCCAGTGATAAGGGCACCGTCCATATCTTTGCTCTCAAGGATACCCGCCTCAACCGCCGCTCAGC GCTGGCTCGTGTGGGCAAGGTGGGGCCTATGATTGGGCAGTACGTGGACTCTCAGTGGAGCCTGGCGAGCTTCACTGTGCCTGCCGAGTCGGCCTGCATCTGCGCCTTCGGTCGCAATACTTCCAAGAACGTCAACTCTGTCATTG CCATCTGTGTAGATGGGACCTTCCACAAGTATGTCTTCACTCCTGATGGAAACTGCAACAGAGAGGCTTTTGATGTGTACCTTGACATCTGTGATGATGATGACTTTTAA
- the WDR45 gene encoding WD repeat domain phosphoinositide-interacting protein 4 isoform X4 translates to MTHQPLRGVTSLRFNQDQSCFCCAMETGVRIYNVEPLMEKGHLDHEQVGSMGLVEMLHRSNLLALVGGGSSPKFSEISVLIWDDAREGKDSKDKLVLEFTFTKPVLAVRMRHDKIVIVLKNRIYVYSFPDSPRKLFEFDTRDNPKGLCDLCPSLEKQLLVFPGHKCGSLQLVDLASTKPGTSSAPFTINAHQSDVACVSLNQPGTVVASASQKGTLIRLFDTQSKEKLVELRRGTDPATLYCINFSHDSSFLCASSDKGTVHIFALKDTRLNRRSALARVGKVGPMIGQYVDSQWSLASFTVPAESACICAFGRNTSKNVNSVIAICVDGTFHKYVFTPDGNCNREAFDVYLDICDDDDF, encoded by the exons GCTGCTTCTGCTGTGCCATGGAAACTGGTGTGCGCATCTACAATGTGGAACCATTGATGGAGAAGGGGCACCTGG ACCATGAGCAGGTGGGCAGCATGGGCCTGGTGGAGATGCTGCACCGCTCCAACCTTCTGGCCCTGGTGGGCGGTGGTAGCAGCCCCAAGTTCTCAGAGATCTCAG TGCTGATCTGGGACGATGCCCGAGAGGGCAAGGACTCCAAGGACAAGCTGGTGCTGGAGTTCACCTTCACCAAACCAGTGCTGGCTGTGCGCATGCGCCATGACAA GATCGTGATTGTGCTGAAGAACCGCATCTATGTGTACTCCTTCCCTGACAGTCCCCGGAAGCTGTTTGAGTTTGATACACGGGACAACCCCAAGG GGCTCTGTGACCTCTGCCCCAGCCTGGAGAAGCAATTGCTAGTGTTCCCAGGACACAAATGCGGGAGCCTACAACTTGTG GACTTGGCAAGCACAAAGCCTGGCACCTCGTCTGCTCCGTTCACTATCAATGCCCATCAGAGTGATGTGGCCTGTGTGTCCCTGAATCAGCCAGGCACTGtagtagcctcagcctcccagaagggtACCCTCATTCGCCTCTTTGACACGCAATCCAAGGAGAAACTGGTGGAACTGCGCCGAGGCACTGACCCTGCCACCCTCTACTG CATTAACTTCAGCCACGACTCTTCCTTCCTCTGTGCTTCCAGTGATAAGGGCACCGTCCATATCTTTGCTCTCAAGGATACCCGCCTCAACCGCCGCTCAGC GCTGGCTCGTGTGGGCAAGGTGGGGCCTATGATTGGGCAGTACGTGGACTCTCAGTGGAGCCTGGCGAGCTTCACTGTGCCTGCCGAGTCGGCCTGCATCTGCGCCTTCGGTCGCAATACTTCCAAGAACGTCAACTCTGTCATTG CCATCTGTGTAGATGGGACCTTCCACAAGTATGTCTTCACTCCTGATGGAAACTGCAACAGAGAGGCTTTTGATGTGTACCTTGACATCTGTGATGATGATGACTTTTAA
- the WDR45 gene encoding WD repeat domain phosphoinositide-interacting protein 4 isoform X6, whose protein sequence is MTHQPLRGVTSLRFNQDQSCFCCAMETGVRIYNVEPLMEKGHLVLIWDDAREGKDSKDKLVLEFTFTKPVLAVRMRHDKIVIVLKNRIYVYSFPDSPRKLFEFDTRDNPKGLCDLCPSLEKQLLVFPGHKCGSLQLVDLASTKPGTSSAPFTINAHQSDVACVSLNQPGTVVASASQKGTLIRLFDTQSKEKLVELRRGTDPATLYCINFSHDSSFLCASSDKGTVHIFALKDTRLNRRSALARVGKVGPMIGQYVDSQWSLASFTVPAESACICAFGRNTSKNVNSVIAICVDGTFHKYVFTPDGNCNREAFDVYLDICDDDDF, encoded by the exons GCTGCTTCTGCTGTGCCATGGAAACTGGTGTGCGCATCTACAATGTGGAACCATTGATGGAGAAGGGGCACCTGG TGCTGATCTGGGACGATGCCCGAGAGGGCAAGGACTCCAAGGACAAGCTGGTGCTGGAGTTCACCTTCACCAAACCAGTGCTGGCTGTGCGCATGCGCCATGACAA GATCGTGATTGTGCTGAAGAACCGCATCTATGTGTACTCCTTCCCTGACAGTCCCCGGAAGCTGTTTGAGTTTGATACACGGGACAACCCCAAGG GGCTCTGTGACCTCTGCCCCAGCCTGGAGAAGCAATTGCTAGTGTTCCCAGGACACAAATGCGGGAGCCTACAACTTGTG GACTTGGCAAGCACAAAGCCTGGCACCTCGTCTGCTCCGTTCACTATCAATGCCCATCAGAGTGATGTGGCCTGTGTGTCCCTGAATCAGCCAGGCACTGtagtagcctcagcctcccagaagggtACCCTCATTCGCCTCTTTGACACGCAATCCAAGGAGAAACTGGTGGAACTGCGCCGAGGCACTGACCCTGCCACCCTCTACTG CATTAACTTCAGCCACGACTCTTCCTTCCTCTGTGCTTCCAGTGATAAGGGCACCGTCCATATCTTTGCTCTCAAGGATACCCGCCTCAACCGCCGCTCAGC GCTGGCTCGTGTGGGCAAGGTGGGGCCTATGATTGGGCAGTACGTGGACTCTCAGTGGAGCCTGGCGAGCTTCACTGTGCCTGCCGAGTCGGCCTGCATCTGCGCCTTCGGTCGCAATACTTCCAAGAACGTCAACTCTGTCATTG CCATCTGTGTAGATGGGACCTTCCACAAGTATGTCTTCACTCCTGATGGAAACTGCAACAGAGAGGCTTTTGATGTGTACCTTGACATCTGTGATGATGATGACTTTTAA